In Rhizobium sp. SSA_523, a single genomic region encodes these proteins:
- a CDS encoding helix-turn-helix domain-containing protein produces the protein MVQNLSNYIKSMELVETTDPDFQRPLYRKEGFDGIASFGEIDAKLSAFLQSQRLKTSLTQSDFATLAGLARVVYSRYELNISRLTVSRMIHLSELLGFLPMQMIHAAAPHLYGKNPEEADDRVELFRLIHDLPHDTIRSLIGIVGQLTPKDVLEARQKAEAEAEAKS, from the coding sequence ATGGTGCAAAATCTATCCAACTATATCAAATCAATGGAACTGGTTGAGACTACAGATCCAGATTTCCAGAGACCCTTGTACCGCAAGGAGGGATTCGACGGCATAGCCAGCTTCGGCGAGATCGACGCAAAACTGTCCGCATTCCTACAGTCCCAACGCTTAAAAACTAGTCTGACCCAGAGTGATTTCGCGACCCTGGCTGGTCTCGCTCGAGTGGTCTACAGCCGCTACGAACTGAACATTTCGCGACTGACCGTCTCTCGAATGATTCACCTTTCCGAGCTCCTTGGGTTCCTGCCGATGCAGATGATTCATGCCGCAGCACCTCATCTCTACGGTAAAAATCCTGAAGAGGCCGATGATCGGGTTGAACTCTTCAGACTCATTCATGACCTCCCGCATGACACCATACGCAGTTTGATCGGTATAGTTGGCCAACTGACGCCTAAGGATGTTCTTGAAGCTCGGCAAAAAGCGGAAGCGGAGGCCGAAGCAAAAAGCTGA
- a CDS encoding dienelactone hydrolase family protein, whose translation MFRYLARHHDRKHIKRSLQRQERISKSAIGFAHDTSLAFAVNEPVVKDGDHDLAVTTLCETEAFFTPLLPAEPIYQDAHRVIFESDIKTSDEKNNVFECVVTESGAKDHALVVFHHWYSRNRYPAFSRYFAKRGMTVVEATLPYHFSRGSNDCSEEQFFNASIGRTVRSMRQAVLDGRKIVRWLKGQRYRTITVVGMCLGGTVAGLVAAQEEIVDKAVLMVTPPSPADLIWTSETMQRLKGRIEPSMSLEDLRKAWTLINLDMHTFWLSRPDLELLFVQGRCDTIARPERAHHLIHDLTSLRGRPPELLQLNCGHSSIGMFPYNIIAARKVLRFLI comes from the coding sequence TTTCGCGCATGACACCTCCCTGGCATTCGCGGTCAATGAGCCAGTTGTAAAAGATGGCGATCACGACTTGGCCGTCACGACGCTCTGCGAAACCGAAGCGTTTTTCACACCCCTCTTGCCGGCTGAACCGATCTACCAAGATGCACACCGAGTCATTTTTGAATCGGACATCAAGACATCTGACGAGAAAAACAACGTCTTTGAGTGCGTTGTGACCGAGAGCGGAGCAAAAGACCATGCGCTTGTCGTGTTTCATCATTGGTACTCACGCAACCGCTATCCAGCGTTCTCCAGATATTTCGCCAAGAGGGGTATGACTGTCGTCGAGGCCACCTTGCCGTATCATTTCAGCCGGGGCTCAAACGATTGTTCGGAAGAACAATTTTTCAATGCCAGCATAGGCCGAACTGTTCGATCCATGAGGCAGGCGGTGTTGGACGGCCGAAAAATTGTCCGCTGGCTGAAAGGTCAGAGGTACCGCACGATTACCGTCGTAGGCATGTGTTTAGGTGGCACGGTTGCTGGGCTGGTGGCAGCTCAAGAAGAGATAGTCGATAAGGCCGTCTTGATGGTAACACCGCCAAGCCCTGCTGACCTGATTTGGACTTCAGAGACCATGCAACGTCTAAAAGGGCGGATTGAACCCTCCATGTCACTTGAAGATTTGAGGAAGGCGTGGACCCTGATTAATCTCGACATGCATACTTTCTGGCTCTCGCGTCCCGATCTAGAATTGCTGTTCGTGCAGGGGAGGTGCGATACGATTGCGCGCCCAGAGAGGGCGCACCACCTGATACACGACTTGACTAGCTTACGCGGACGGCCACCGGAGCTTCTGCAGCTCAATTGTGGACACTCCTCCATTGGGATGTTCCCCTACAACATCATCGCAGCCCGGAAGGTGCTGAGATTTCTGATATAG